The following are from one region of the Advenella mimigardefordensis DPN7 genome:
- a CDS encoding inositol monophosphatase family protein produces MHPMLTIAVRAARRAGAIINRGSLDLDKVQIARKGPNDYVTEIDRNAEQAVIEVLRDAYPDHAFLGEESGHIPGPKDKENEVPEYQWVIDPLDGTTNFVHGFPNYAVSIALLHKGVVTQAVVYDPARNEMFTATRGGGAFLNDRRVRVGSRTRFSDALIAGRFPSVSGSTRTGAERFYGLVDDCSGFRRLGATVLELAYVATGRFDGYCGVHLKPWDVAAGSLLILEAGGLIADFDGEQTWQQTGNVLAASPKIFTQMLISLKQ; encoded by the coding sequence ATGCACCCCATGCTCACCATCGCCGTACGTGCTGCCCGCCGTGCCGGCGCCATTATCAATCGTGGCAGTCTCGATCTGGATAAAGTCCAGATTGCTCGTAAAGGCCCCAACGATTATGTTACCGAAATTGATCGGAACGCAGAACAGGCAGTGATCGAGGTGTTACGCGACGCATACCCGGACCACGCTTTTCTGGGCGAGGAATCCGGCCATATCCCTGGACCGAAGGATAAGGAAAACGAAGTACCGGAATACCAATGGGTTATTGACCCGCTGGACGGCACCACCAATTTTGTACACGGTTTCCCCAATTACGCCGTATCCATTGCCCTGTTGCACAAGGGCGTGGTTACGCAGGCCGTTGTTTATGATCCGGCCCGCAATGAAATGTTTACTGCGACCCGTGGGGGTGGCGCTTTTCTGAACGACCGCCGGGTGCGGGTCGGCAGCCGGACGCGTTTCTCCGATGCGCTGATCGCCGGCCGTTTCCCCTCGGTTTCCGGCTCCACCCGTACCGGCGCCGAGCGCTTTTACGGGCTGGTTGACGATTGTTCCGGTTTTCGCCGCCTTGGCGCAACCGTACTGGAGCTGGCATATGTGGCCACCGGCCGTTTTGATGGCTACTGCGGCGTGCATCTGAAACCCTGGGATGTGGCGGCCGGCAGCCTGCTGATTCTGGAAGCCGGCGGGCTTATTGCCGACTTCGACGGTGAGCAGACCTGGCAGCAAACCGGCAATGTGCTGGCAGCCAGTCCCAAAATCTTCACCCAAATGCTCATTTCGCTGAAGCAGTAA
- a CDS encoding undecaprenyl-diphosphate phosphatase, which yields MDQVWYLFKAVVLGVVEGITEFLPISSTAHLLILGDWIGFDSGQFKVYEIVIQLGSILAVMWLYRQRLREVIVGTFTGNRTEQRFTMNLIIAFLPAAVIGLLLINQINQLLDGKFMVYAFTLVLGGIIMLWVERRPSMAKHTTLQEHELAHQTRNLEDITWKQALVVGFAQCLAMIPGTSRSGATIISGMMAGIHRKTATEFSFFLAMPTMIAATCLSLYKHGGELSQSNLLAVVLGFIAAYVSALVVVRALMRFLSNASYRPFGWYRIVFGIIVALWAWNQVA from the coding sequence ATGGATCAAGTGTGGTATTTGTTTAAAGCCGTCGTTCTGGGCGTTGTCGAAGGGATAACCGAATTTCTGCCGATTTCCAGCACTGCCCATCTGCTGATTCTGGGAGACTGGATCGGTTTTGATTCAGGGCAGTTCAAGGTGTATGAAATCGTGATCCAGCTGGGCTCCATTCTTGCGGTGATGTGGTTGTATCGGCAGCGCCTGCGTGAGGTTATCGTGGGTACGTTTACCGGGAATCGGACCGAGCAGCGATTTACCATGAACCTGATCATTGCCTTTTTGCCCGCAGCGGTGATTGGCCTGTTGCTGATTAACCAGATCAATCAACTGCTGGATGGCAAGTTCATGGTGTATGCGTTTACCCTCGTGCTGGGCGGCATCATTATGCTGTGGGTGGAGCGACGTCCCTCAATGGCCAAACACACCACTTTGCAGGAACATGAGCTGGCGCACCAGACAAGAAACCTGGAAGATATCACCTGGAAGCAGGCACTGGTGGTGGGGTTTGCCCAATGTCTGGCCATGATACCGGGTACCTCGCGTTCCGGTGCAACCATTATTTCCGGTATGATGGCCGGCATTCATCGCAAGACAGCCACCGAGTTTTCTTTCTTCCTGGCCATGCCGACGATGATCGCTGCCACGTGCCTGAGCTTATACAAGCACGGCGGTGAACTCAGTCAAAGCAATCTGCTGGCCGTGGTGCTGGGCTTTATTGCCGCCTATGTGAGTGCGCTGGTTGTTGTACGTGCCCTGATGCGTTTCCTGTCCAATGCCTCTTATCGTCCCTTTGGCTGGTACCGTATCGTTTTTGGTATTATCGTTGCGCTTTGGGCCTGGAATCAGGTTGCCTAG
- a CDS encoding MaoC/PaaZ C-terminal domain-containing protein, which yields MPLDYQRIKNWHFADTRHTYTQHDSILYALGIGLGADPLDPSQLQFVYEKQLRAFPTMSSILCYPGFWMQDPATGINWVKLVHGEQRSTWHQPLAAEGTLTGKTHISHVIDKGADKGALVVAERNMYDADNTLVATIQQTTFCRADGGFGQGDAALPALPGAPQRAPDYQRSIPVAPNAAILYRLNADPNPLHIDPHTATAAGFERPILHGLCTYGHAARAVIQACCDNDPALLYRFDARFSAPVYPGETLVCNIWYEGADQIHFQASVQERNVIVLSNGYAALRATA from the coding sequence ATGCCACTGGATTACCAACGGATCAAAAACTGGCATTTTGCCGATACTCGCCACACCTATACTCAGCACGACAGCATTCTGTATGCGCTGGGTATCGGACTGGGTGCCGACCCGCTGGATCCATCACAACTGCAATTTGTCTATGAAAAGCAGCTGCGTGCGTTTCCAACGATGAGCAGCATTCTCTGCTACCCGGGCTTCTGGATGCAGGACCCTGCTACCGGCATCAACTGGGTCAAGCTGGTGCACGGCGAGCAACGCAGTACCTGGCATCAGCCACTGGCTGCCGAAGGTACCCTGACCGGCAAAACACATATTTCACATGTGATAGACAAAGGCGCCGACAAAGGCGCACTGGTCGTTGCTGAACGCAATATGTACGATGCCGACAATACGCTGGTGGCTACCATCCAGCAGACCACATTTTGCCGCGCGGACGGCGGCTTTGGTCAGGGCGATGCCGCCTTGCCCGCCCTGCCCGGCGCCCCGCAACGTGCGCCCGATTATCAGCGCAGCATCCCGGTCGCGCCCAATGCCGCCATTCTCTATCGCCTGAATGCCGATCCGAATCCGCTGCACATCGATCCGCATACCGCCACTGCCGCCGGGTTTGAGCGGCCCATTCTGCATGGCCTTTGCACCTACGGTCACGCAGCAAGAGCGGTGATACAGGCATGCTGCGATAACGACCCGGCTTTACTGTATCGTTTCGATGCCCGTTTTTCAGCGCCGGTGTACCCTGGTGAAACACTGGTTTGCAACATCTGGTACGAAGGAGCGGACCAGATCCACTTTCAGGCCAGCGTGCAGGAGCGCAATGTGATTGTGCTGAGTAACGGCTATGCTGCCCTGCGTGCTACGGCTTAA
- a CDS encoding SDR family NAD(P)-dependent oxidoreductase has protein sequence MGSIAAGKVVVVTGAGGGIGRDIAIAYARAGAKVVVNDIGVSLSGQGGTDGPAHAVVDEIIAAGGTAVPSTASVAGYESANQIVQTAIDHFGRIDIVVNNAGNLRDRLFHKMNEEEWRQVIDVHLHGSFFVSRAAAPYFREQESGAYVHMTSTSGLIGNFGQSNYSAAKLGIAALSKSIALDMARYNVRSNCIAPFAWSRMTSSIPAETPEEKARVEKLQKMETHKIAPMAVYLGSDAAAEVTGQIFGVRANEILLFSQPRPVRSVHMSDGWTPELIAQIAIPAMQGQFHKLERSPDVINWDPI, from the coding sequence ATGGGCTCGATTGCAGCAGGAAAAGTCGTGGTTGTTACCGGTGCCGGTGGCGGTATCGGGCGGGACATTGCCATTGCCTATGCCAGGGCGGGCGCAAAAGTGGTCGTGAACGATATTGGGGTATCGTTAAGTGGTCAGGGAGGAACTGATGGCCCCGCACATGCCGTGGTGGATGAAATCATCGCCGCAGGTGGTACCGCAGTACCCAGCACCGCCAGTGTTGCCGGCTATGAATCAGCGAATCAGATTGTACAAACCGCCATCGATCACTTCGGACGTATTGATATTGTGGTCAATAACGCCGGCAATTTGCGTGACCGCCTGTTTCATAAAATGAATGAAGAGGAATGGCGTCAGGTCATTGATGTACACCTGCATGGCTCATTTTTTGTCAGTCGTGCAGCAGCCCCCTATTTCCGCGAACAGGAATCGGGCGCTTACGTGCACATGACATCGACCTCCGGATTGATCGGCAATTTTGGTCAGTCCAACTACTCCGCAGCCAAGCTGGGCATCGCCGCGCTATCCAAGTCGATTGCACTTGACATGGCGCGCTACAACGTAAGGTCCAATTGCATTGCGCCGTTTGCCTGGAGCCGCATGACCAGTTCGATTCCTGCCGAAACACCTGAAGAGAAAGCGCGGGTAGAGAAACTGCAAAAAATGGAAACGCATAAGATAGCGCCCATGGCCGTCTATCTGGGCAGCGATGCCGCCGCCGAGGTAACCGGGCAGATTTTCGGGGTACGGGCCAATGAAATTCTCCTGTTCAGCCAGCCGCGACCGGTCCGATCTGTGCACATGTCAGATGGCTGGACGCCGGAGCTGATTGCCCAGATCGCTATTCCGGCCATGCAGGGGCAGTTCCATAAACTGGAGCGCTCGCCCGACGTGATCAACTGGGACCCCATCTAA